Proteins encoded in a region of the Sphingopyxis sp. OAS728 genome:
- a CDS encoding family 43 glycosylhydrolase, protein MSRALLAALLVGAAAMAAEAPAPLSFDGADPDIEAADGRYYIYPTNSGGTGQLHVWTSPDRRHWQKGAELIRLDQIGWIGDDGAPRHALWAPDMVAANGRHYLYFSVGPQNPTPSRIGVASCASLEGPCTDSGKPLITGGTGFEAIDPAVFVDPATKTPYLYAGGSAGAKLRVWVLKPDMVTIDREIPVETPPHFTEGAFVHERGGTYYLSYSSGSYRHDSYQVHYATAPSPTGPWTWRGKVVESDARFKGPGHHAFLHDPADGRWYIAYHRWEGQTGPGPYKGSRKFTVQPIAYRADGTIAPLDMR, encoded by the coding sequence GTGTCCCGCGCTCTCCTCGCCGCGCTGCTCGTCGGCGCGGCGGCGATGGCGGCGGAGGCGCCGGCCCCGCTCTCGTTCGACGGCGCCGATCCCGACATCGAAGCCGCCGACGGGCGCTATTATATCTATCCGACCAATTCGGGCGGGACGGGACAGTTGCACGTCTGGACTTCGCCCGACCGGCGCCACTGGCAAAAGGGCGCCGAGCTGATCCGGCTCGACCAGATCGGCTGGATCGGCGACGACGGCGCGCCGCGGCATGCCTTGTGGGCGCCCGACATGGTCGCGGCAAACGGGCGTCACTATCTCTATTTCTCGGTCGGCCCGCAGAATCCGACGCCGAGCCGGATCGGCGTCGCAAGCTGTGCGAGCCTCGAAGGGCCGTGCACCGACAGCGGCAAGCCGCTGATCACTGGCGGCACCGGATTCGAAGCGATCGACCCCGCGGTCTTCGTCGATCCGGCCACCAAAACACCCTATCTTTATGCGGGCGGCAGCGCAGGCGCGAAGCTGCGCGTCTGGGTGCTCAAACCCGACATGGTGACGATCGATCGCGAAATCCCGGTCGAAACGCCGCCGCACTTCACCGAAGGCGCGTTCGTGCACGAACGCGGCGGCACCTATTATCTGTCCTATTCGTCGGGCAGTTATCGCCACGACAGCTATCAGGTCCATTATGCGACCGCACCGTCGCCGACGGGCCCCTGGACCTGGCGCGGCAAGGTCGTCGAGAGCGACGCGCGCTTCAAGGGCCCCGGCCATCATGCCTTTCTGCACGATCCCGCCGATGGCCGCTGGTATATCGCCTATCACCGCTGGGAAGGACAGACTGGCCCCGGTCCGTACAAGGGCAGCCGCAAATTCACCGTGCAACCGATCGCCTATCGCGCCGATGGCACGATCGCCCCGCTGGACATGCGCTAG
- a CDS encoding formylglycine-generating enzyme family protein: MRFIEGGAFTMGSDRFYPEEQPQRRVKVDSFWIDETPVTNRAFAEFVAATDYRTLAELPVDPKLYPGADLEGVEPGSLLFRKADGLIPLDDPSGWWAFVPGVDWRHPTGPESSIEGMEDHPVVHVAHCDAEAYAKWAGKSLPTEAEWEYAARGGADGQEYAWGDELAPDGAILANYWLGLFPVSTTKADGNYRTTPVGSFPANGYGLVDMIGNVWEWTRDWYAAPQAAKTRSPCCAIANPRGATLAQSYDGSAPGARIGRKVLKGGSHLCAVNYCQRYRPAARHPQHVDSATSHIGFRCVSRRKGE; this comes from the coding sequence ATGCGCTTCATCGAAGGCGGCGCCTTCACCATGGGCTCCGATCGCTTTTATCCCGAGGAACAACCGCAGCGCCGCGTCAAGGTCGACAGCTTCTGGATCGACGAGACGCCGGTGACCAACCGCGCTTTCGCCGAATTCGTCGCGGCGACGGACTATCGCACGCTGGCCGAGCTGCCGGTCGACCCGAAGCTTTATCCCGGTGCAGACCTCGAAGGCGTCGAGCCCGGATCGCTCCTGTTCCGCAAAGCCGACGGGCTGATCCCACTCGACGATCCGTCGGGATGGTGGGCCTTCGTCCCCGGCGTCGACTGGCGCCATCCGACCGGCCCCGAAAGCTCGATCGAAGGGATGGAGGATCATCCTGTCGTCCATGTCGCGCATTGCGACGCCGAAGCCTATGCGAAATGGGCCGGCAAGTCGCTGCCGACCGAGGCCGAATGGGAATATGCGGCGCGCGGCGGAGCCGATGGGCAGGAATATGCCTGGGGCGACGAGCTGGCACCCGACGGCGCGATCCTCGCCAACTATTGGCTCGGCCTGTTTCCCGTTTCGACGACCAAGGCCGATGGCAATTATCGCACAACGCCGGTCGGCAGCTTTCCGGCCAATGGCTATGGCCTCGTCGACATGATCGGCAATGTCTGGGAATGGACCCGCGACTGGTATGCTGCGCCGCAAGCGGCGAAGACCCGGTCGCCGTGCTGCGCGATCGCCAACCCGCGCGGCGCGACGCTCGCGCAAAGCTATGATGGCAGCGCCCCCGGCGCGCGCATCGGCCGCAAGGTCCTGAAGGGCGGTTCGCATCTTTGCGCCGTCAACTATTGCCAGCGTTACCGCCCGGCGGCGCGGCATCCGCAACATGTCGACAGCGCAACGAGCCACATCGGCTTTCGCTGCGTGTCGCGACGAAAGGGAGAATGA
- a CDS encoding glycoside hydrolase family 43 protein, whose product MLAAALLAGLSGPGAAEVPAAPTFTNPLLTSGPDPWITQEGGVYYYTHTLGNRLMLWRTDNIADLAKAEKRVVWTPPAKGANAHSIWAPELHRLDGKWYLYYSATASGFKDDAHRAVFVLENAGPDPMQGEWVDRGRVNTARAGIDGTVFEHGGKRYFAYSPYIGSDSGLAIAEMSNPWTLTGGESVIAMPDKAWEKQGGRQILEGPEFLRGPKGDLFLTYSASACWSDDYSLGLLHAPAGSDVLDPKVWTKTAQPVFKSANGVYATGHNGFFTSPDGKESWIIYHANPGPGMKCTPARAPHIQRFGWSDAGWPEFGEPVAGDTPLPVPSRGR is encoded by the coding sequence CTGCTGGCGGCCGCCTTGCTCGCAGGGTTGAGCGGGCCCGGCGCGGCGGAGGTTCCAGCCGCCCCGACCTTCACCAACCCGCTGCTGACGTCGGGGCCCGATCCATGGATCACGCAGGAGGGCGGCGTCTATTATTACACGCACACGCTCGGCAATCGCCTGATGCTATGGCGCACCGACAATATCGCCGACCTCGCGAAGGCGGAGAAGCGCGTCGTGTGGACGCCGCCTGCCAAGGGTGCGAACGCGCACAGCATCTGGGCGCCCGAGCTGCACCGCCTCGACGGCAAATGGTATCTCTATTATTCGGCGACCGCGAGCGGCTTCAAGGACGATGCGCACCGCGCAGTCTTCGTGCTCGAAAATGCCGGCCCCGATCCGATGCAGGGTGAGTGGGTCGATCGTGGACGCGTCAACACGGCGCGGGCGGGTATCGACGGCACCGTGTTCGAACATGGCGGCAAGCGCTATTTCGCCTACTCGCCCTATATCGGTTCCGACAGCGGGCTTGCGATCGCGGAGATGAGCAATCCCTGGACGCTCACCGGAGGTGAAAGCGTGATCGCCATGCCCGACAAGGCCTGGGAAAAACAGGGCGGGCGCCAGATCCTCGAAGGACCCGAGTTTTTGCGCGGGCCGAAGGGCGATCTGTTCCTGACCTATTCGGCGAGCGCCTGCTGGTCCGACGATTATTCGCTCGGCCTGCTCCACGCGCCTGCGGGGTCCGATGTGCTCGATCCAAAGGTATGGACAAAGACCGCGCAGCCGGTCTTCAAGAGCGCGAACGGCGTTTATGCGACGGGGCACAACGGCTTTTTCACCTCGCCCGACGGCAAGGAAAGCTGGATCATCTATCACGCCAACCCGGGGCCGGGGATGAAATGCACGCCCGCGCGTGCGCCGCATATCCAGCGTTTCGGATGGAGCGACGCAGGCTGGCCCGAGTTTGGCGAGCCCGTTGCCGGCGATACCCCGCTTCCGGTTCCATCGCGCGGCCGCTAA
- a CDS encoding FadR/GntR family transcriptional regulator gives MSFEQSGLDHGDAPASLGRNLTYGLLDNLGRAIVTGQFDDEAFPTEAELTKRHGVSRSVTREAVKMLTAKGLLSARPRQGTVVQPTSSWNLFDTDVLRWLLERQFSIELLKQFNQLRVAIEPEAAALAAQFGRPEELKRIGDGLDRMAAAERGEDDTLEADIAFHVSILRASNNPFYAQFRDVVSTALRTSIRFTNRIKGRSASVADHAAVRDAIAAHDPDAARSAMRHLIGDVLTLIDDAEK, from the coding sequence GTGTCGTTCGAACAATCGGGACTTGATCATGGCGACGCGCCGGCTTCGCTCGGGCGCAACCTGACCTATGGGTTGCTCGACAATCTTGGGCGGGCGATCGTCACCGGCCAGTTCGACGACGAAGCCTTCCCGACCGAGGCCGAGTTGACCAAGCGCCATGGCGTCAGCCGGTCGGTGACGCGCGAGGCGGTGAAGATGCTGACCGCGAAGGGATTGCTCAGCGCGCGGCCGCGGCAGGGAACCGTGGTGCAACCGACTTCGTCGTGGAACCTGTTCGACACCGACGTGCTGCGCTGGCTGCTCGAGAGGCAATTTTCGATCGAGCTGCTCAAGCAGTTCAACCAGCTGCGGGTCGCGATCGAACCCGAAGCGGCGGCGCTCGCGGCGCAATTCGGGCGCCCCGAAGAGCTCAAGCGCATCGGCGACGGGCTCGACCGTATGGCGGCGGCCGAGCGGGGCGAGGATGATACGCTGGAGGCCGATATCGCCTTTCATGTTTCGATCCTGCGCGCGTCGAACAATCCCTTTTATGCGCAGTTTCGCGACGTGGTCAGCACCGCCTTGCGCACCTCGATCCGTTTTACCAACCGGATCAAGGGGCGCAGCGCGAGCGTGGCCGACCATGCCGCGGTGCGCGACGCGATCGCGGCGCACGATCCGGATGCGGCGCGGAGCGCGATGCGCCACCTGATCGGCGACGTGCTGACGCTGATCGACGACGCGGAGAAATAG
- a CDS encoding sulfatase, protein MFYRSSTAPTSLAGKKRGQAGSAATKRFFATAAMGLAAIATLPSTAALAQTSPHAPKAAAQAERRPNILFILVDDMGFGDLSVMGNKKVATPNLDRLAREGVLLTKFYDAAPICSSSRAGFLTGRFPADVGFVGITAARARNAEIGQVDWLDPQLPTIARLLQQNGYKTAHIGKWHLGGGRDIGDAPWPTAYGFDKSFTTFEGLGPRVLVSDEERSLAQQSDKLGEGPRFWEIKTNLTGLYADMTVDFVAQNSDKPWFVNLWLNDIHDPWAPDDESLSYVMGKGASSDDDQMLASLVKMDKTLGRLLERLDQMGELDNTLVLFTSDNGPSSLARYHERGETAPGSTEGLRGRKFSLYEGGIRQPLIMHWRGHMKAGTRDEQTVAQGVDLLPTFASIIGTKKPAGAAGIDLSPALQGQPVTGRPDLFWAYGKEGRPMLGKPSQPIDVSPRFAVREGDWKLLANDGGADVELYDLARDPMEKQDLAASEPEVRGRLLAKLKKWLAQLPK, encoded by the coding sequence ATGTTCTATCGGTCATCCACCGCCCCCACATCGCTCGCTGGAAAGAAGCGCGGCCAAGCCGGTTCCGCCGCGACCAAGCGATTTTTCGCGACGGCGGCGATGGGGTTGGCGGCCATCGCGACACTGCCGTCCACGGCGGCTCTGGCGCAGACATCGCCCCACGCTCCCAAGGCAGCAGCGCAGGCCGAACGTCGCCCGAACATCCTTTTCATCCTCGTCGACGACATGGGCTTTGGCGATCTGTCGGTGATGGGGAACAAGAAGGTCGCGACGCCGAACCTCGACCGGCTTGCCCGCGAGGGCGTGCTGCTCACCAAATTCTACGACGCCGCACCGATCTGTTCCTCGTCGCGCGCCGGTTTCCTCACCGGGCGGTTCCCGGCGGACGTCGGTTTCGTCGGCATCACGGCGGCGCGCGCGCGCAATGCCGAAATCGGACAGGTCGACTGGCTCGATCCGCAGCTGCCGACGATCGCGCGGCTGCTCCAGCAGAACGGCTACAAGACCGCGCATATCGGCAAATGGCATCTGGGCGGCGGCCGCGACATCGGCGATGCACCGTGGCCGACGGCGTATGGCTTCGACAAGAGCTTCACGACCTTCGAGGGGCTCGGGCCGCGCGTGCTTGTTTCCGACGAGGAACGGTCGTTGGCCCAGCAGTCGGACAAGCTCGGCGAAGGGCCGCGCTTCTGGGAAATCAAGACCAACCTTACCGGGCTGTACGCCGACATGACGGTCGATTTCGTCGCACAGAATTCGGACAAGCCCTGGTTCGTGAACCTCTGGCTCAACGACATCCACGATCCCTGGGCGCCCGACGACGAAAGCCTGTCGTACGTCATGGGCAAGGGCGCGTCGTCCGACGACGACCAGATGCTCGCTTCGCTGGTCAAGATGGACAAGACGCTCGGACGTCTGCTCGAACGCCTCGATCAGATGGGCGAGCTGGACAATACGCTGGTCCTCTTCACTTCCGATAACGGACCGTCGTCGCTCGCGCGTTATCACGAGCGCGGCGAAACCGCGCCGGGGAGCACCGAGGGTCTGCGCGGCCGCAAGTTCAGCCTTTACGAAGGCGGTATCCGCCAGCCTTTGATCATGCACTGGCGCGGCCATATGAAGGCGGGAACGCGCGACGAGCAGACGGTGGCGCAGGGCGTCGACCTGCTCCCGACCTTCGCCAGCATCATCGGCACCAAGAAACCGGCGGGTGCCGCCGGAATCGATCTGTCACCGGCTCTGCAAGGCCAGCCGGTCACCGGCCGGCCCGACCTGTTCTGGGCCTATGGCAAGGAAGGCCGCCCCATGTTGGGCAAACCCAGCCAGCCGATCGACGTGTCGCCGCGCTTTGCGGTGCGCGAGGGCGACTGGAAGCTGCTCGCGAACGACGGCGGCGCCGACGTCGAACTCTATGACCTCGCGCGCGATCCGATGGAAAAACAGGATCTGGCGGCGAGTGAACCCGAAGTGCGCGGGCGGTTGCTCGCCAAGCTCAAGAAATGGCTTGCCCAGCTGCCCAAATGA
- a CDS encoding sulfatase, which produces MPRTTHWTRRAMLALLITATSACAQAPAPRAGLPAPAPATAQRPNVLLILIDDLKPALGTYGDRTAITPNMDRLAARGVRFDLAYANEAVCAPSRINLMSGARSTSSGIYNFGMNLRDYMPDAVTLPDYFMRAGYHTESMGKVYHIGHGTVGDTAGWSVPHHKEKVIEYVDPASTGGKPTQEEALFEEIPVPEGNPFAYARTLARGAAWEMPDVADDAYADGRTAKRAEERLKALKQGNQPFFLAVGFARPHLPFSVPKSYWDMYDPAKLPMPGFEQLPEGAPAYTDKQGGEINAYREPPQNVRGDQFSPEMKRQLLHGYYAGVSYVDVQIGKVLKALEREGLADNTIVVLWGDHGYHLGDHGIWTKHTNMEQATRIPLIFAGPGIVRGQGTRQLAETVDIYPTLAALAALPAPKGPQPIDGTSLAPVLHDPAARVRGYACHAYPRPGRLGQAIRTDRYRLVRWTEEKTGARDYELYDLVADPEETRNQASALPKIRAELDAILDSQPAARPINGKPRKN; this is translated from the coding sequence ATGCCACGTACCACGCACTGGACCCGCAGGGCCATGCTGGCCCTGCTGATCACTGCGACGTCGGCATGCGCGCAGGCGCCCGCGCCCCGCGCGGGCCTCCCTGCGCCGGCGCCAGCGACAGCGCAGAGGCCCAACGTCCTGCTGATCCTGATCGACGACCTCAAGCCCGCACTCGGCACCTATGGCGACCGCACTGCGATCACCCCCAACATGGACCGGCTCGCGGCGCGCGGCGTGCGCTTCGACCTCGCCTATGCCAACGAGGCCGTATGCGCCCCGAGCCGCATCAACCTGATGAGCGGGGCACGCTCGACGAGCAGCGGCATCTATAATTTCGGGATGAACCTGCGCGACTATATGCCCGACGCGGTGACGCTGCCCGACTATTTCATGCGCGCGGGCTACCACACCGAAAGCATGGGCAAGGTCTATCATATCGGCCACGGCACCGTTGGCGACACCGCCGGCTGGTCGGTCCCGCACCACAAGGAAAAGGTGATCGAATATGTCGATCCCGCGAGCACTGGCGGGAAGCCGACGCAGGAAGAGGCGCTGTTCGAGGAAATCCCGGTGCCCGAGGGCAACCCCTTCGCCTATGCGCGCACGCTCGCGCGCGGCGCGGCGTGGGAGATGCCCGATGTCGCCGACGACGCCTATGCCGACGGCCGCACTGCCAAGCGCGCGGAAGAACGGCTGAAGGCGCTGAAACAGGGCAACCAGCCCTTCTTCCTCGCCGTCGGCTTCGCGCGCCCGCACCTGCCCTTCTCGGTCCCCAAAAGCTATTGGGACATGTATGATCCCGCGAAGCTTCCGATGCCGGGCTTCGAACAATTGCCCGAAGGCGCACCCGCCTACACCGACAAGCAGGGCGGCGAGATCAACGCCTATCGGGAGCCGCCGCAAAATGTCCGCGGCGACCAGTTCTCCCCCGAGATGAAGCGCCAACTGCTCCATGGCTATTATGCCGGGGTGTCCTATGTCGACGTCCAGATCGGCAAGGTGCTGAAAGCGCTCGAGCGCGAAGGCCTCGCCGACAATACGATCGTCGTTCTGTGGGGCGACCATGGCTATCACCTCGGCGATCATGGCATCTGGACCAAACACACCAATATGGAGCAGGCGACCCGCATTCCGCTGATTTTCGCCGGCCCCGGGATCGTGCGCGGACAAGGCACCCGCCAGCTCGCCGAAACTGTCGATATCTATCCCACGCTCGCCGCGCTCGCTGCGCTGCCCGCCCCCAAGGGACCGCAGCCGATCGACGGCACCTCGCTCGCGCCCGTCCTGCACGACCCCGCGGCACGGGTGCGGGGCTATGCTTGTCACGCCTACCCCCGCCCCGGGCGTCTCGGCCAGGCAATCCGTACCGACCGCTATCGCCTCGTCCGCTGGACCGAGGAAAAGACCGGCGCGCGCGACTATGAGCTCTATGACCTCGTCGCCGATCCCGAAGAGACGCGCAATCAGGCGAGCGCGCTGCCCAAGATACGCGCCGAACTCGACGCGATCCTCGACAGCCAGCCCGCGGCACGGCCGATCAATGGCAAACCTCGCAAAAACTGA